CCAGACCCGATTGGCCGAGGCGATCGACCTGCTCCGTTCCCACAAAATCAGCGAACTGCCCGTCGTCGATGATCAGGGCCGGCCCCTGGGTATGCTCGACATAACCGATCTGATCGGAATGGAGCAGGAAGCCATCGCCGCCGAACCGGTCCCCCTGCGCATCCTGGGCCAGCGCAAAAGCGCCTAGACTGGTGCAGGGAAAATCTCCGGGGCAGCAGTAGCGGGGAAGCTGCCGGCCCCCACCGCGGCCGGTTCAGAACACCTGGGAGTACCGGCGCTCATGGATGAACTTTCGCCACCACCGCACCCGCCCAGACTCCCCCTTCAGCAACGCATCGGGCGCATTCGCTGCCTGGTCCTTGATGTTGATGGGGTCCTAACAGATGGACGGTTGTATTACACAGCCGAGGGAGAACAGGCCAAGACGTTCCACGTGCGGGATGGCTCTGCTCTACGGTTATGGAAACTGGCCGGAGGATGCGCGGTGATCCTTTCCGGGCGGAGTAGTCCCGCGGTGGCGTGCCGTGCCCAGGAATTGTCCATCGATGTCGTGCGGCAGGGGTTGGCGGACAAGGCTTCAGTTTTGCCCGACGTCTGCCGTGCCTTGCAGGTGGAGTTGTCCGAGATGTGCGCGGTGGGAGACGACTGGCTGGACGTGCCTCTGTTGCAACGGGTCGGAGTGGCGGCGGCTCCCGCGGATGCTTGCCCGGAAGTGCTCCAGCGCGTCGATTATGTGACCCCGAGCCGCGGCGGACAGGGAGTCATCCGGGACCTCGTCGAATGGCTGTTGC
This genomic interval from Thermogemmata fonticola contains the following:
- a CDS encoding KdsC family phosphatase, with product MDELSPPPHPPRLPLQQRIGRIRCLVLDVDGVLTDGRLYYTAEGEQAKTFHVRDGSALRLWKLAGGCAVILSGRSSPAVACRAQELSIDVVRQGLADKASVLPDVCRALQVELSEMCAVGDDWLDVPLLQRVGVAAAPADACPEVLQRVDYVTPSRGGQGVIRDLVEWLLRQQGKWENTLARAWQESEGVKRGEHSSR